The following nucleotide sequence is from Candidatus Eisenbacteria bacterium.
CCGAGATAGCAGGTCCCTAAACTGAGGCTTTCGGCCGCAACTACGATATTTTGCAATGCAATTAAGGCATCCCAAAGGCCCATGAAAAAATTGTAGGGACGATGATTATACACCTCTTTATCAGAGTGGGTCTGTAGCCAGCGTCTGACCCGGTGGTGGTCAACAAGGGCAAAAATAGCTATCGAGCAATTGGAATTTTCGATAAACGGTACTTCCAGAGCTTCATCTAACTTCGTCAGCATTTCCTTGTCATCGATGACCAGCAGAGAGTACAGCTGAAGATTCCCTCCTGTGGCCGCACGAGTTCCCGCAGAGAGAATTTTATCCAACAACTCAGGCTCGATAGGCCTATCGCTATATCGTCGTACGGATCGATGGCTCATTAAACATTCGATGACCGGTTTCATAAATTTCTCCTTGAGTAATCTTTGTATAAATCAAAACAATTTGACCTGATGTTATTGGTTACGAAGTTTAGCTTTGATTTTATTCCGATAACCTTCATCCACGTATGATTCTGTATAGCCGCACTCCATACACACAAAAGTGCGGACATTCCCTCCGGAAAAGGGGTATGGCATCTCATCCGATTTAAAAGCTATTTTGCCGGCACTCAATATCCAACCTTGTTCAATCTGAGTGCAAGAACACTTCGGGCATATTCCCTTAAGCATTATCTGTCTCCATTTTTCTGCTTCTGATGGAACTTTTAATTTAGTCAGTGTATAAGCAATTACAAAATCAAATGATTCGGTCATTGAACCAATGAGAAACTTTGTTTCAGGTCTGTTGGAACGATGCTTGTCAAGATCAGCAAGACCGCGCCTGCCTCGAGCCAGAATGCTATGCCTAACCCTTCTATTGATTGCATCCGCCCTTAGATCACTGGCTCTTTCC
It contains:
- a CDS encoding nitroreductase family protein, which codes for MKPVIECLMSHRSVRRYSDRPIEPELLDKILSAGTRAATGGNLQLYSLLVIDDKEMLTKLDEALEVPFIENSNCSIAIFALVDHHRVRRWLQTHSDKEVYNHRPYNFFMGLWDALIALQNIVVAAESLSLGTCYLGSGIELDVQKHFGAPELVFPAGLVCIGYPDSSPELSTRLPLEAVTHHNQYYLPSDDDINRWYKERDRVWESVSESRKKELSKQGIEGIAQALAVQKFSPYIVEKRSKGILNILRKSGFDLYTGLDEE